The DNA segment CATCCCCAACAAGGGCAATTCTATCAGTACAATAGCGATCAGCATGCGTCAATTTTAGTGGGAAACGTGCTCTTGTCTTATCTATTACACTAACCACTCTTGGTGGGTATATCTCGTCAATCTCTGAATCATCCTTTAGGGTAGCATATATTTCGTCTGTTCTGTACTTGACAtcttttatcaatttgTCTGTGTCCATAGAACCTTCTTCCAATAAACGATAATAATAGTTCATATCTGCGTCTTCCAAGACGAAGGCTGCATTGATGAGCGCAGTAAACGATTCTGGAGGTAATGATAACAACAGTTTCGATAAACGTTCGGAAGAACTCCAAACCAGGGTGGCGTTGTCCTCAGGCATAGGTAAGTGTGCAATAGGGCCAGTTGGCAAAAATCTTTGCCAACCTCTCAATTTAAAGGGAGGATACTCTAATTTCATACTGGCTACAACACCGTAGGCATTGTACATCCAACCCCTGGATTTGATTTGAGAAAAACGCCTGGTAGGAGAATTGAACCCATCTGCACCCACTAGTAATCTCGTCTTATACACTTCACCACTGGAAAGAGTGACCAAAGGCCAAGACAACGGGTCATTAGGGTCACTATGTTTGATATTGACGACCTTTGTATTATCGATAATATCAATTGAGTCCTTCTTTGGATCGTACTGCGAAATCCTGTTGTATAGGGAGGCCTGTATATTTATAATTTCAATCATGCAAAGCATAGAGTCTTTTGCAAGATCCAAAGTAGCTTTAGAGCAACCATCCGTGACGTAAAGTCCATCATAACTTTGGATTCTGTCGTGCATTAGGGTTGCTCCAGCAGTATTCTCTAAGAAGTGTATAGATCTTGGCGTAACGCTAACGACCCTATTTGTAAAGTAATCCGGGGGTGAACTATAAAAATTAGATAACTTGTCCTTTAGGTCCACCATATCGACCAAAGTTGTCTTTAAATCCTTCAATTGAGGGGAATTTTTAATCGATGCCGCCAAAGTTAGACCAGCTGGGCCACCGCCAACGATTAACACATCTGTTAATTTCGGAATGGGGGAC comes from the Saccharomyces kudriavzevii IFO 1802 strain IFO1802 genome assembly, chromosome: 7 genome and includes:
- the COQ6 gene encoding putative N,N-dimethylaniline monooxygenase COQ6 (similar to Saccharomyces cerevisiae COQ6 (YGR255C); ancestral locus Anc_1.103), whose amino-acid sequence is MIFSRAMLTRRVLVRGLATVKSPIPKLTDVLIVGGGPAGLTLAASIKNSPQLKDLKTTLVDMVDLKDKLSNFYSSPPDYFTNRVVSVTPRSIHFLENTAGATLMHDRIQSYDGLYVTDGCSKATLDLAKDSMLCMIEIINIQASLYNRISQYDPKKDSIDIIDNTKVVNIKHSDPNDPLSWPLVTLSSGEVYKTRLLVGADGFNSPTRRFSQIKSRGWMYNAYGVVASMKLEYPPFKLRGWQRFLPTGPIAHLPMPEDNATLVWSSSERLSKLLLSLPPESFTALINAAFVLEDADMNYYYRLLEEGSMDTDKLIKDVKYRTDEIYATLKDDSEIDEIYPPRVVSVIDKTRARFPLKLTHADRYCTDRIALVGDAAHTTHPLAGQGLNMGQTDVHGLVYALEKAMERGLDIGSSLSLEPFWAERYPSNNVLLGIADKLFKLYHTNSAPVVALRTLGLNLTNKIGPLKNVLIDTLGGNEK